From a single Nymphaea colorata isolate Beijing-Zhang1983 chromosome 4, ASM883128v2, whole genome shotgun sequence genomic region:
- the LOC116252463 gene encoding uncharacterized protein LOC116252463 isoform X2, producing MFKGAKWRSEKNKIKAVFKVQVQATQVPQTGWDSLLVALVPSETGKPSAKTEKVQVHNGACIWGNPVYETVKLSREPKTGKFEGKKYQFIVSNGSSKDGILGRTAVDFAEYADAIEPCSASLSLGASNSTILHITIQRLHADGNTSAAKRSAHTESLRHQMSDVDTDGSSVTSCSASSASKDVLAGNGIVQFSPSIINTVPRTAEYDNKGFRSSDAISASSSDSSSGNDLNHEYKFKADIHKDTVSILSPLSDHTRSPQLLANGCNAAADHKECEDSNVGWSLRWTSKESKENSMNTSKEMNANEKLQASEIEVAKLKDEIAAMGRQAEVSDVEVQTLRKQIIKESKKVQEFSKEICSLREERDALRQQFEQIKASRATDGVTVVDKAHDNKNDDTSILEEIKQELVYEQQLNSNLHLQLQKTQQANSELILAVQDLELLLEQKEREISHVSSTARCSMPVTDDSCQELSTTADALQKPQVQRYSDSQSIKHEGDQEQLELEVLIKEHDDADNSLTLEQKILQLQNELEECKTDRDHIEMQMEQLALDYEILKQENHDMAFKLDQSEIQEQLKMQYEASVSLAVINDLEAHVENLEKELAKQEEAFEAELAALTREKVEQERRAIRAEEMLRKTRQSNADTADRLQQEFKMLFTQMSVTFGANEKLAMQAMTEANDLRIQKSHLEESLKKSAEELQLIKDHYDEELTELSCQLDSKTNGINQLLSEVEYLSTELKAQKKIAEVAINTLADEILSLKADIQVLIIGKNDLFKKVEEKEKILLDLQEMKIRMNEKELILEKGDAKIKSLEREILQAMAEAGKSQEELHDMRILLVEKEEMIAMVQSEKETIAIQYNQLKQSLFEHETEKQNLKKEFPFTSDLENHQEAVTATEKKVIDNASSATEFEENANASIRNDDSHSIQQCIEEVFRLQHKIKLLEEEVKIKEPTIQVSKDEFTEKERDLYARIEELQKAALSQSWNISTPSDGTVQESQHEDCRVGDNPHHREETSSSRSFSETGVDILSGVLDHADNEQGSAKSIVIDPSDEQKTCNPCVPSPDDITKMIDEISQLKKKNTSMEDELKEMQERYSDLSLKFAEVEGERQQLIMSVRNLKNAKRT from the exons ATGTTCAAGGGAGCTAAGTGGAGGAGtgagaagaacaagatcaaGGCCGTTTTCAAAGTACAGGTTCAGGCAACCCAG GTACCTCAAACAGGATGGGACAGTTTGTTGGTAGCTCTAGTTCCTTCAGAAACAGGGAAACCTTCTGCCAAGACAGAGAAGGTTCAGGTTCACAATGGGGCATGTATATGGGGGAATCCCGTCTATGAAACTGTAAAACTATCGCGAGAGCCGAAAACAGGGAAATTTGAAGGGAAAAAGTATCAGTTTATAGTATCAAAC GGGTCAAGTAAAGATGGAATTCTTGGGCGAACGGCTGTTGATTTTGCCGAGTATGCAGATGCCATCGAACCTTGTTCCGCTTCCCTCTCACTTGGAGCTTCGAACTCCACAATTCTTCAT ATCACGATCCAGAGATTGCATGCTGATGGCAACACGAG TGCAGCCAAAAGAAGCGCTCACACTGAGAGCCTCCGGCATCAAATGAGCGATGTTGACACGGATGGGAGTTCCGTAACTTCATGCAGCGCCAGTAGTGCGAGCAAA GATGTCTTAGCGGGCAATGGGATAGTACAATTTAGCCCATCTATCATAAATACTGTCCCTCGGACTGCTGAATATGACAATAAAGGTTTCAGAAGTTCTGATGCTATCTCAGCATCAAGTTCTGATAGCAGCTCTGGGAATGATCTCAATCATGAATATAAGTTTAAAGCTGACATCCATAAGGATACCGTAAGCATTCTTTCACCTCTTAGCGACCATACAAGATCTCCACAACTTTTAGCCAATGGATGCAATGCAGCAGCAGATCATAAAGAATGTGAAGATTCAAATGTAGGATGGTCTCTCAGATGGACTTcgaaagaaagcaaagaaaactCAATGAACACTTCCAAAGAGATGAATGCGAATGAGAAGTTGCAGGCCTCAGAGATTGAGGTTGCAAAACTCAAGGATGAAATTGCTGCCATGGGAAGGCAAGCAGAGGTCTCAGATGTAGAAGTCCAGACACTACGAAAACAAATcataaaagaaagcaaaaaggtGCAGGAAttttcaaaggaaatatgcagcttaagggaagagagagatgcactTAGACAGCAATTTGAACAAATCAAGGCTTCAAGAGCTACTGACGGTGTCACGGTTGTGGACAAAGCACATGATAACAAAAATGATGATACCAGCATTCTCgaagaaatcaaacaagaaCTGGTTTATGAACAACAGCTTAATTCCAACCTCCATTTACAGTTACAGAAAACTCAACAGGCTAACTCTGAACTCATTCTTGCTGTTCAGGATTTAGAATTGCTTTTAGAGcagaaagaaagggaaatatCTCATGTCTCCAGCACTGCACGATGCAGCATGCCAGTAACAGATGATAGCTGCCAAGAATTATCAACAACAGCAGATGCCTTACAGAAACCTCAAGTTCAGAGGTATTCTGACTCACAGAGCATAAAGCATGAAGGAGATCAAGAGCAACTTGAATTGGAAGTATTAATTAAGGAGCATGATGATGCAGATAATTCGTTGACACTTGAGCAAAAGATTTTGCAATTGCAAAATGAGTTAGAAGAATGTAAAACGGATCGGGATCATATAGAGATGCAAATGGAGCAGCTTGCTCTTGATTATGAGATTCTGAAGCAGGAAAATCATGACATGGCTTTTAAGCTTGACCAAAGCGAGATACAAGAACAACTAAAAATGCAATATGAAGCCTCTGTGTCATTAGCAGTCATCAATGACCTGGAAGCTCATGTTGAAAACTTGGAGAAAGAGCTTGCCAAGCAAGAAGAAGCATTTGAAGCTGAACTGGCTGCACTAACTCGTGAAAAAGTAGAGCAGGAAAGGAGAGCAATAAGAGCAGAAGAGATGTTGAGAAAGACGAGACAAAGCAATGCTGACACAGCTGACCGGCTACAACAAGAATTTAAAATGCTTTTCACTCAAATGTCTGTTACCTTTGGTGCAAATGAGAAGTTAGCCATGCAAGCAATGACAGAAGCTAATGACCTGCGTATCCAAAAGAGTCACCTAGAGGAGTCGCTAAAGAAATCTGCTGAAGAGCTTCAACTGATCAAAGATCATTACGATGAGGAACTAACTGAGCTTTCATGTCAACTGGATTCAAAAACAAATGGCATAAATCAACTACTGTCAGAGGTTGAATATCTCTCCACAGAGCTGAAGGCTCAGAAGAAAATTGCAGAAGTTGCCATTAACACCCTCGCAGATGAAATCCTTTCACTGAAAGCAGATATCCAAGTGCTCATAATTGGGAAAAATGATCTTTTTAAGAAggtagaagagaaagaaaagattctACTTGATCTGCAAGAGATGAAAATCAGAATGAATGAGAAAGAGCTCATCCTAGAAAAAGGAGATGCCAAAATAAAATCCCTTGAGAGGGAGATTCTTCAGGCGATGGCAGAAGCAGGAAAATCACAGGAAGAATTGCATGATATGAGGATCTTGTTGGTTGAAAAGGAGGAAATGATTGCTATGGTTCAATCAGAAAAAGAAACGATAGCAATACAGTATAATCAACTTAAGCAATCCTTGTTTGAGCATGAGACTgagaaacaaaatctaaaaaagGAATTTCCGTTTACATCTGATTTGGAGAATCATCAAGAGGCAGTCACAGCCACTGAAAAGAAAGTCATAGATAATGCTTCAAGTGCTACAGAATTTGAGGAAAATGCAAATGCAAGCATAAGAAACGACGACTCCCACTCCATCCAACAATGCATTGAAGAGGTTTTCAGGTTGCAACACAAAATCAAGCTTCTTGAG GAAGAAGTAAAGATAAAGGAACCAACAATTCAGGTATCAAAGGATGAATTcacagagaaggagagagatcTTTATGCTAGGATTGAGGAACTACAGAAGGCAGCATTGAGTCAATCATGGAATATCTCAACTCCTTCTGATGGAACTGTGCAG GAGTCACAGCATGAAGATTGCAGGGTTGGAGACAATCCCCATCATAGAGAAGAGACGAGCAGCAGCAGAAGTTTCTCAGAGACAGGTGTGGATATTCTATCAGGTGTTCTTGACCATGCTGACAATGAACAAGGGTCAGCTAAAAG CATTGTTATAGATCCAAGTGATGAACAGAAAACCTGCAATCCTTGCGTACCCTCGCCAGATGACATCACAAAAATGATAGATGAAATATCacagttgaagaagaagaacacatCAATGGAGGATGAGCTCAAGGAAATGCAAGAACGCTACTCCGACTTAAGTCTCAAATTCGCAGAGGTAGAAGGTGAAAGGCAACAACTTATAATGAGTGTTCGCAATCTCAAAAATGCTAAAAGGACCTAG
- the LOC116253494 gene encoding uncharacterized protein LOC116253494 isoform X1 encodes MDVYISEEYKEARYRERRARSKDAGGPATGGGHEAGQAKASTAKAKAAIASLVSQMEEILLGTFRLAIPDQISLRSLERPIYMYIFRERGREREGGFDQDACVWDMVNTDGSNAKYMLKLEVPYQRQKRGSTYASDDDEGPKWGQPNRIWVLIGSLKTYWGLRCRAPYSMCL; translated from the exons ATGGATGTTTATATCTCGGAGGAGTACAAGGAGGCTCGGTATAGAGAAAGAAGGGCGAGGTCGAAGGACGCCGGAGGTCCGGCGACGGGAGGTGGTCACGAGGCGGGGCAGGCGAAGGCCTCGACGGCGAAAGCGAAGGCCGCGATCGCCTCCCTAGTGTCGCAGATGGAAG AGATTTTGCTTGGCACCTTCAGACTAGCAATTCCAGATCAAATTTCTCTAAGGAGTTTAGAACGgcctatatatatgtatatatttagagagagggggagagaaagagagggggggtTCGATCAGGACGCCTGTGTCTGGGACATGGTTAATACCGACGGTTCGAACGCGAAGTACATGCTCAAACTGGAGGTTCCGTATCAAAGGCAAAAGAGAGGAAGTACATACgcttcagatgatgatgaaggtcCAAAGTGGGGGCAGCCAAACAGGATCTGGGTTTTGATCGGATCCTTGAAAACTTATTGGGGCTTACGCTGTAGGGCTCCTTATTCGATGTGCTTGTGA
- the LOC116252463 gene encoding uncharacterized protein LOC116252463 isoform X3 — MEFLGERLLILPSMQMPSNLVPLPSHLELRTPQFFISRSRDCMLMATRAKRSAHTESLRHQMSDVDTDGSSVTSCSASSASKDVLAGNGIVQFSPSIINTVPRTAEYDNKGFRSSDAISASSSDSSSGNDLNHEYKFKADIHKDTVSILSPLSDHTRSPQLLANGCNAAADHKECEDSNVGWSLRWTSKESKENSMNTSKEMNANEKLQASEIEVAKLKDEIAAMGRQAEVSDVEVQTLRKQIIKESKKVQEFSKEICSLREERDALRQQFEQIKASRATDGVTVVDKAHDNKNDDTSILEEIKQELVYEQQLNSNLHLQLQKTQQANSELILAVQDLELLLEQKEREISHVSSTARCSMPVTDDSCQELSTTADALQKPQVQRYSDSQSIKHEGDQEQLELEVLIKEHDDADNSLTLEQKILQLQNELEECKTDRDHIEMQMEQLALDYEILKQENHDMAFKLDQSEIQEQLKMQYEASVSLAVINDLEAHVENLEKELAKQEEAFEAELAALTREKVEQERRAIRAEEMLRKTRQSNADTADRLQQEFKMLFTQMSVTFGANEKLAMQAMTEANDLRIQKSHLEESLKKSAEELQLIKDHYDEELTELSCQLDSKTNGINQLLSEVEYLSTELKAQKKIAEVAINTLADEILSLKADIQVLIIGKNDLFKKVEEKEKILLDLQEMKIRMNEKELILEKGDAKIKSLEREILQAMAEAGKSQEELHDMRILLVEKEEMIAMVQSEKETIAIQYNQLKQSLFEHETEKQNLKKEFPFTSDLENHQEAVTATEKKVIDNASSATEFEENANASIRNDDSHSIQQCIEEVFRLQHKIKLLEEEVKIKEPTIQVSKDEFTEKERDLYARIEELQKAALSQSWNISTPSDGTVQESQHEDCRVGDNPHHREETSSSRSFSETGVDILSGVLDHADNEQGSAKSIVIDPSDEQKTCNPCVPSPDDITKMIDEISQLKKKNTSMEDELKEMQERYSDLSLKFAEVEGERQQLIMSVRNLKNAKRT; from the exons ATGGAATTCTTGGGCGAACGGCTGTTGATTTTGCCGAGTATGCAGATGCCATCGAACCTTGTTCCGCTTCCCTCTCACTTGGAGCTTCGAACTCCACAATTCTTCAT ATCACGATCCAGAGATTGCATGCTGATGGCAACACGAG CCAAAAGAAGCGCTCACACTGAGAGCCTCCGGCATCAAATGAGCGATGTTGACACGGATGGGAGTTCCGTAACTTCATGCAGCGCCAGTAGTGCGAGCAAA GATGTCTTAGCGGGCAATGGGATAGTACAATTTAGCCCATCTATCATAAATACTGTCCCTCGGACTGCTGAATATGACAATAAAGGTTTCAGAAGTTCTGATGCTATCTCAGCATCAAGTTCTGATAGCAGCTCTGGGAATGATCTCAATCATGAATATAAGTTTAAAGCTGACATCCATAAGGATACCGTAAGCATTCTTTCACCTCTTAGCGACCATACAAGATCTCCACAACTTTTAGCCAATGGATGCAATGCAGCAGCAGATCATAAAGAATGTGAAGATTCAAATGTAGGATGGTCTCTCAGATGGACTTcgaaagaaagcaaagaaaactCAATGAACACTTCCAAAGAGATGAATGCGAATGAGAAGTTGCAGGCCTCAGAGATTGAGGTTGCAAAACTCAAGGATGAAATTGCTGCCATGGGAAGGCAAGCAGAGGTCTCAGATGTAGAAGTCCAGACACTACGAAAACAAATcataaaagaaagcaaaaaggtGCAGGAAttttcaaaggaaatatgcagcttaagggaagagagagatgcactTAGACAGCAATTTGAACAAATCAAGGCTTCAAGAGCTACTGACGGTGTCACGGTTGTGGACAAAGCACATGATAACAAAAATGATGATACCAGCATTCTCgaagaaatcaaacaagaaCTGGTTTATGAACAACAGCTTAATTCCAACCTCCATTTACAGTTACAGAAAACTCAACAGGCTAACTCTGAACTCATTCTTGCTGTTCAGGATTTAGAATTGCTTTTAGAGcagaaagaaagggaaatatCTCATGTCTCCAGCACTGCACGATGCAGCATGCCAGTAACAGATGATAGCTGCCAAGAATTATCAACAACAGCAGATGCCTTACAGAAACCTCAAGTTCAGAGGTATTCTGACTCACAGAGCATAAAGCATGAAGGAGATCAAGAGCAACTTGAATTGGAAGTATTAATTAAGGAGCATGATGATGCAGATAATTCGTTGACACTTGAGCAAAAGATTTTGCAATTGCAAAATGAGTTAGAAGAATGTAAAACGGATCGGGATCATATAGAGATGCAAATGGAGCAGCTTGCTCTTGATTATGAGATTCTGAAGCAGGAAAATCATGACATGGCTTTTAAGCTTGACCAAAGCGAGATACAAGAACAACTAAAAATGCAATATGAAGCCTCTGTGTCATTAGCAGTCATCAATGACCTGGAAGCTCATGTTGAAAACTTGGAGAAAGAGCTTGCCAAGCAAGAAGAAGCATTTGAAGCTGAACTGGCTGCACTAACTCGTGAAAAAGTAGAGCAGGAAAGGAGAGCAATAAGAGCAGAAGAGATGTTGAGAAAGACGAGACAAAGCAATGCTGACACAGCTGACCGGCTACAACAAGAATTTAAAATGCTTTTCACTCAAATGTCTGTTACCTTTGGTGCAAATGAGAAGTTAGCCATGCAAGCAATGACAGAAGCTAATGACCTGCGTATCCAAAAGAGTCACCTAGAGGAGTCGCTAAAGAAATCTGCTGAAGAGCTTCAACTGATCAAAGATCATTACGATGAGGAACTAACTGAGCTTTCATGTCAACTGGATTCAAAAACAAATGGCATAAATCAACTACTGTCAGAGGTTGAATATCTCTCCACAGAGCTGAAGGCTCAGAAGAAAATTGCAGAAGTTGCCATTAACACCCTCGCAGATGAAATCCTTTCACTGAAAGCAGATATCCAAGTGCTCATAATTGGGAAAAATGATCTTTTTAAGAAggtagaagagaaagaaaagattctACTTGATCTGCAAGAGATGAAAATCAGAATGAATGAGAAAGAGCTCATCCTAGAAAAAGGAGATGCCAAAATAAAATCCCTTGAGAGGGAGATTCTTCAGGCGATGGCAGAAGCAGGAAAATCACAGGAAGAATTGCATGATATGAGGATCTTGTTGGTTGAAAAGGAGGAAATGATTGCTATGGTTCAATCAGAAAAAGAAACGATAGCAATACAGTATAATCAACTTAAGCAATCCTTGTTTGAGCATGAGACTgagaaacaaaatctaaaaaagGAATTTCCGTTTACATCTGATTTGGAGAATCATCAAGAGGCAGTCACAGCCACTGAAAAGAAAGTCATAGATAATGCTTCAAGTGCTACAGAATTTGAGGAAAATGCAAATGCAAGCATAAGAAACGACGACTCCCACTCCATCCAACAATGCATTGAAGAGGTTTTCAGGTTGCAACACAAAATCAAGCTTCTTGAG GAAGAAGTAAAGATAAAGGAACCAACAATTCAGGTATCAAAGGATGAATTcacagagaaggagagagatcTTTATGCTAGGATTGAGGAACTACAGAAGGCAGCATTGAGTCAATCATGGAATATCTCAACTCCTTCTGATGGAACTGTGCAG GAGTCACAGCATGAAGATTGCAGGGTTGGAGACAATCCCCATCATAGAGAAGAGACGAGCAGCAGCAGAAGTTTCTCAGAGACAGGTGTGGATATTCTATCAGGTGTTCTTGACCATGCTGACAATGAACAAGGGTCAGCTAAAAG CATTGTTATAGATCCAAGTGATGAACAGAAAACCTGCAATCCTTGCGTACCCTCGCCAGATGACATCACAAAAATGATAGATGAAATATCacagttgaagaagaagaacacatCAATGGAGGATGAGCTCAAGGAAATGCAAGAACGCTACTCCGACTTAAGTCTCAAATTCGCAGAGGTAGAAGGTGAAAGGCAACAACTTATAATGAGTGTTCGCAATCTCAAAAATGCTAAAAGGACCTAG
- the LOC116252463 gene encoding uncharacterized protein LOC116252463 isoform X1, with protein sequence MFKGAKWRSEKNKIKAVFKVQVQATQVPQTGWDSLLVALVPSETGKPSAKTEKVQVHNGACIWGNPVYETVKLSREPKTGKFEGKKYQFIVSNGSSKDGILGRTAVDFAEYADAIEPCSASLSLGASNSTILHITIQRLHADGNTRSAAKRSAHTESLRHQMSDVDTDGSSVTSCSASSASKDVLAGNGIVQFSPSIINTVPRTAEYDNKGFRSSDAISASSSDSSSGNDLNHEYKFKADIHKDTVSILSPLSDHTRSPQLLANGCNAAADHKECEDSNVGWSLRWTSKESKENSMNTSKEMNANEKLQASEIEVAKLKDEIAAMGRQAEVSDVEVQTLRKQIIKESKKVQEFSKEICSLREERDALRQQFEQIKASRATDGVTVVDKAHDNKNDDTSILEEIKQELVYEQQLNSNLHLQLQKTQQANSELILAVQDLELLLEQKEREISHVSSTARCSMPVTDDSCQELSTTADALQKPQVQRYSDSQSIKHEGDQEQLELEVLIKEHDDADNSLTLEQKILQLQNELEECKTDRDHIEMQMEQLALDYEILKQENHDMAFKLDQSEIQEQLKMQYEASVSLAVINDLEAHVENLEKELAKQEEAFEAELAALTREKVEQERRAIRAEEMLRKTRQSNADTADRLQQEFKMLFTQMSVTFGANEKLAMQAMTEANDLRIQKSHLEESLKKSAEELQLIKDHYDEELTELSCQLDSKTNGINQLLSEVEYLSTELKAQKKIAEVAINTLADEILSLKADIQVLIIGKNDLFKKVEEKEKILLDLQEMKIRMNEKELILEKGDAKIKSLEREILQAMAEAGKSQEELHDMRILLVEKEEMIAMVQSEKETIAIQYNQLKQSLFEHETEKQNLKKEFPFTSDLENHQEAVTATEKKVIDNASSATEFEENANASIRNDDSHSIQQCIEEVFRLQHKIKLLEEEVKIKEPTIQVSKDEFTEKERDLYARIEELQKAALSQSWNISTPSDGTVQESQHEDCRVGDNPHHREETSSSRSFSETGVDILSGVLDHADNEQGSAKSIVIDPSDEQKTCNPCVPSPDDITKMIDEISQLKKKNTSMEDELKEMQERYSDLSLKFAEVEGERQQLIMSVRNLKNAKRT encoded by the exons ATGTTCAAGGGAGCTAAGTGGAGGAGtgagaagaacaagatcaaGGCCGTTTTCAAAGTACAGGTTCAGGCAACCCAG GTACCTCAAACAGGATGGGACAGTTTGTTGGTAGCTCTAGTTCCTTCAGAAACAGGGAAACCTTCTGCCAAGACAGAGAAGGTTCAGGTTCACAATGGGGCATGTATATGGGGGAATCCCGTCTATGAAACTGTAAAACTATCGCGAGAGCCGAAAACAGGGAAATTTGAAGGGAAAAAGTATCAGTTTATAGTATCAAAC GGGTCAAGTAAAGATGGAATTCTTGGGCGAACGGCTGTTGATTTTGCCGAGTATGCAGATGCCATCGAACCTTGTTCCGCTTCCCTCTCACTTGGAGCTTCGAACTCCACAATTCTTCAT ATCACGATCCAGAGATTGCATGCTGATGGCAACACGAG AAGTGCAGCCAAAAGAAGCGCTCACACTGAGAGCCTCCGGCATCAAATGAGCGATGTTGACACGGATGGGAGTTCCGTAACTTCATGCAGCGCCAGTAGTGCGAGCAAA GATGTCTTAGCGGGCAATGGGATAGTACAATTTAGCCCATCTATCATAAATACTGTCCCTCGGACTGCTGAATATGACAATAAAGGTTTCAGAAGTTCTGATGCTATCTCAGCATCAAGTTCTGATAGCAGCTCTGGGAATGATCTCAATCATGAATATAAGTTTAAAGCTGACATCCATAAGGATACCGTAAGCATTCTTTCACCTCTTAGCGACCATACAAGATCTCCACAACTTTTAGCCAATGGATGCAATGCAGCAGCAGATCATAAAGAATGTGAAGATTCAAATGTAGGATGGTCTCTCAGATGGACTTcgaaagaaagcaaagaaaactCAATGAACACTTCCAAAGAGATGAATGCGAATGAGAAGTTGCAGGCCTCAGAGATTGAGGTTGCAAAACTCAAGGATGAAATTGCTGCCATGGGAAGGCAAGCAGAGGTCTCAGATGTAGAAGTCCAGACACTACGAAAACAAATcataaaagaaagcaaaaaggtGCAGGAAttttcaaaggaaatatgcagcttaagggaagagagagatgcactTAGACAGCAATTTGAACAAATCAAGGCTTCAAGAGCTACTGACGGTGTCACGGTTGTGGACAAAGCACATGATAACAAAAATGATGATACCAGCATTCTCgaagaaatcaaacaagaaCTGGTTTATGAACAACAGCTTAATTCCAACCTCCATTTACAGTTACAGAAAACTCAACAGGCTAACTCTGAACTCATTCTTGCTGTTCAGGATTTAGAATTGCTTTTAGAGcagaaagaaagggaaatatCTCATGTCTCCAGCACTGCACGATGCAGCATGCCAGTAACAGATGATAGCTGCCAAGAATTATCAACAACAGCAGATGCCTTACAGAAACCTCAAGTTCAGAGGTATTCTGACTCACAGAGCATAAAGCATGAAGGAGATCAAGAGCAACTTGAATTGGAAGTATTAATTAAGGAGCATGATGATGCAGATAATTCGTTGACACTTGAGCAAAAGATTTTGCAATTGCAAAATGAGTTAGAAGAATGTAAAACGGATCGGGATCATATAGAGATGCAAATGGAGCAGCTTGCTCTTGATTATGAGATTCTGAAGCAGGAAAATCATGACATGGCTTTTAAGCTTGACCAAAGCGAGATACAAGAACAACTAAAAATGCAATATGAAGCCTCTGTGTCATTAGCAGTCATCAATGACCTGGAAGCTCATGTTGAAAACTTGGAGAAAGAGCTTGCCAAGCAAGAAGAAGCATTTGAAGCTGAACTGGCTGCACTAACTCGTGAAAAAGTAGAGCAGGAAAGGAGAGCAATAAGAGCAGAAGAGATGTTGAGAAAGACGAGACAAAGCAATGCTGACACAGCTGACCGGCTACAACAAGAATTTAAAATGCTTTTCACTCAAATGTCTGTTACCTTTGGTGCAAATGAGAAGTTAGCCATGCAAGCAATGACAGAAGCTAATGACCTGCGTATCCAAAAGAGTCACCTAGAGGAGTCGCTAAAGAAATCTGCTGAAGAGCTTCAACTGATCAAAGATCATTACGATGAGGAACTAACTGAGCTTTCATGTCAACTGGATTCAAAAACAAATGGCATAAATCAACTACTGTCAGAGGTTGAATATCTCTCCACAGAGCTGAAGGCTCAGAAGAAAATTGCAGAAGTTGCCATTAACACCCTCGCAGATGAAATCCTTTCACTGAAAGCAGATATCCAAGTGCTCATAATTGGGAAAAATGATCTTTTTAAGAAggtagaagagaaagaaaagattctACTTGATCTGCAAGAGATGAAAATCAGAATGAATGAGAAAGAGCTCATCCTAGAAAAAGGAGATGCCAAAATAAAATCCCTTGAGAGGGAGATTCTTCAGGCGATGGCAGAAGCAGGAAAATCACAGGAAGAATTGCATGATATGAGGATCTTGTTGGTTGAAAAGGAGGAAATGATTGCTATGGTTCAATCAGAAAAAGAAACGATAGCAATACAGTATAATCAACTTAAGCAATCCTTGTTTGAGCATGAGACTgagaaacaaaatctaaaaaagGAATTTCCGTTTACATCTGATTTGGAGAATCATCAAGAGGCAGTCACAGCCACTGAAAAGAAAGTCATAGATAATGCTTCAAGTGCTACAGAATTTGAGGAAAATGCAAATGCAAGCATAAGAAACGACGACTCCCACTCCATCCAACAATGCATTGAAGAGGTTTTCAGGTTGCAACACAAAATCAAGCTTCTTGAG GAAGAAGTAAAGATAAAGGAACCAACAATTCAGGTATCAAAGGATGAATTcacagagaaggagagagatcTTTATGCTAGGATTGAGGAACTACAGAAGGCAGCATTGAGTCAATCATGGAATATCTCAACTCCTTCTGATGGAACTGTGCAG GAGTCACAGCATGAAGATTGCAGGGTTGGAGACAATCCCCATCATAGAGAAGAGACGAGCAGCAGCAGAAGTTTCTCAGAGACAGGTGTGGATATTCTATCAGGTGTTCTTGACCATGCTGACAATGAACAAGGGTCAGCTAAAAG CATTGTTATAGATCCAAGTGATGAACAGAAAACCTGCAATCCTTGCGTACCCTCGCCAGATGACATCACAAAAATGATAGATGAAATATCacagttgaagaagaagaacacatCAATGGAGGATGAGCTCAAGGAAATGCAAGAACGCTACTCCGACTTAAGTCTCAAATTCGCAGAGGTAGAAGGTGAAAGGCAACAACTTATAATGAGTGTTCGCAATCTCAAAAATGCTAAAAGGACCTAG
- the LOC116253494 gene encoding uncharacterized protein LOC116253494 isoform X2 produces the protein MDVYISEEYKEARYRERRARSKDAGGPATGGGHEAGQAKASTAKAKAAIASLVSQMEATTDTSPLQRFCLAPSD, from the exons ATGGATGTTTATATCTCGGAGGAGTACAAGGAGGCTCGGTATAGAGAAAGAAGGGCGAGGTCGAAGGACGCCGGAGGTCCGGCGACGGGAGGTGGTCACGAGGCGGGGCAGGCGAAGGCCTCGACGGCGAAAGCGAAGGCCGCGATCGCCTCCCTAGTGTCGCAGATGGAAG CTACCACCGATACATCGCCATTGCAGAGATTTTGCTTGGCACCTTCAGACTAG